The genomic interval GATTTTAAAGCCCTGAAGCAAGAAGCCACCGAAAAGATGGACAAGTCCATCCAGTTCCTGAAGGACGAATACAAGAAACTCCGCACGGGGCGGGCTAATGCCGCGATGGTGGAGGATATCAAATTTATATATTACGGTAACCCGACTCCGATTAAGCAGGCCGCCAGTCTCCAGACTCCCGATCCTCATGCCATCCTCATCGACCCGTGGGATAAATCGGCGCTGCACGCGATCGAAAAAGGTATCTCCGATTCCGGGATGGGCTTTACCGCGTCCAACGACGGCCGTGTCATCCGCGTAGCGGTTCCCCCGTTGACGGAAGACCGCAAGAAGGAAATGGTTAAATTCGGGAAGGAAATGGCGGAGGAGTCCCGTGTAGTCGTCCGCAACTGGCGGAGGGACATCAACGCTAAAATCAAACAGCTCCTGAAGGACGGGCATATCGGAGAGGATGACGAACGCAAGGAACTTGACGAGATACAAAAGGTAACTGATAATCATATCAAGACTATCGACGACCTGGTGGCGAACAAGGAAAAGGAGATCATGGAAGTCTAACCTATGAGGATATACGGACAGGAGATCGACGAAAAAAAGCTGCCCGCTCATGTCGGGATTATTATGGACGGTAACGGGCGATGGGCGAAGGCGCGCGGATTAGCGCGTATCGCCGGGCACGAGGAGGGCTTCAAGACCCTCGACCGGCTCCTGAACGCCAATAAGGATATCGGCGTCCGTGTCATTACCATCTACGCGTTCTCCACCGAGAACTGGAAACGCCCGCCCGCCGAGGTGCAATTCCTGATGGGCATGGCGAAAAAGATGATCGTCGATTATCTCGACACCCTCATCCGTAACGATATCCGTTTCGTGATGACCGGTTCGTTCGAGGGCATCTCCGCCGACCTGAAAGAAATGATACTCGGGGCGATGGAACGGAGCAAGCAATGTAAATCGTATACCCTGAACGCCGCGTTCAACTACGGCGGACGGAAGGAGATACTTGACGCGGTACGCCGGATTGCGGCGGATTGTTCCGGCGGCAGACTGGACGCGTCGAAGATAGACGAGAAAAAGATCACGGAGTACCTGTATAGCCCGGAGCTGCCCGACCCCGATCTGATAATCCGCACGAGCGGGGAATTGCGCCTCAGTAACTTCCTTCTCTGGGAAGGGGCGTACTCGGAGTTGTGGTTTACCAAGAAGTTCTGGCCCGACTTCCACCCGAGGGATTTCTGTAAGGCGATAGCCGATTTTCAAAAGCGCAAACGACGTTTCGGAAAGGTATAAATATGAGCGATTTTACGAAAAGAATTTTAACCGCGTTGGTCGGCGTACCAATAGCGGCGTTCACGATATATTTCCCCGGATTGAACGGTATCCCGTTCGGGGTGGCAATGCTCGTGTTCGCGATCCTGATGACCTACGAGGTCGCGGCGATGGTGGAGAAGAAAAACCTCCGCTTTCACCTATGGATTACCGCCGCCGCCGTCACACTGGGGATGGTCAACAGCGCCCTCTTCGGGCTGGGCATGATTGTCGAAAATGTCTTCCATACATTACTATTCGCTATATCGGCGCTCTATCTTCTCGCGCTGTTTATTTCCGAATCGACGCAGGGGAAATTCGACCGTTCCTTCGAGAGCGTCAGTATCTCCGCGCTGACCTACGTCATGTTCGGGATATTCTTTCCGATCACCGTGCAGATCAAGATGTGGGACCTGTCCGGCTGGTTCCTGACGATTATGATCGGGATACCGTGGCTGAGCGACGCGGGCGGGCTTTTCGCCGGAAAGCTATTCGGCAAGCATCCCGTCGCGGCATTGGCAAGCCCCAATAAGACGGTCGAGGGATATATCGGCACGGTGTTTATGGGAATTGTTGCCGGTACTGTGATGTATTTTTTACAGGGGATCCTCCCGATCCGGAATATATTCTCGTTCGGCCAGATGATGATACTGTCCGGCGCGATGATTGTGACCTCGATCGCCGGCGACCTGGGCGAGTCGATGATCAAGCGTTGGGCTAACGTCAAGGACTCGGGGACATTCCTCCCGGGGCACGGCGGGATATTCGACCGGATGGACAGCATCATTTTATCCGCCCCCATCTTCATGGTACTCGTCCGCTTCATGGGGTACGGGGTATAACACCCTGCGGGTGGGCTAGACCCGATCTGAGACGTAGTGCGATTATCAACCGGAAGTCCGTGGTCGAACGTGGTGATAAGGGATTACCGCGTGAACCGATACACTTCGTTACCCGGCATCCGGTGGTCGCTTCGACAAAGCTCAGCGACCGGTAACCGGACATTGAGCGTCAGCCGAAATGTCCGCCTTCGACCTCGATACATCCCGCTAACGCGGGACACTCGGTCGCCGAGGCAATAAGGGATATTAGGATAGAAAATACCCCCTTTTTTGCATATTTCACTTTCCCGGACACAGTTTATACTCCTGATTCTTTTCGCTCCTATGTATTTGTCAATCTTCGGTATTATTTTCTTACGCTTTTTTGACATATAGTAGATGCGGATTTAGAATAACCTGAATATTTTTAAGGAGAATCTTATGAAGAAGGGTTTGTTATTTATTATCATTCTTATTTTTTCCTCTATTGATTTATCATATGGTACTGAAAATGGGATATGGAGCTTAGCTGAATCTGGTAGTTTAAATGAATTAAAAAATTTAGTAGAAAACATAAAAGTAAATGTAAATGCCACAGATAAAGAAGGCAAAACGGCTCTACATTATGCCGCTTTTGCAAACCAAACAAACATTATTTACTATTTAATTAGTAAGAAAGCAACTGTTGACGCAAAAGATGATGATAAAAATACTCCTCTTTTTTATGCTTTAGAGAAAGGAAATCTTCAAGCAGTTGAGGTTTTAATCAAAAACAAAGCTTCCCTAAAAAATAAATATAATGATAAAACATATTATGAGTATTTTATAGAAAATTATTCCTATTATTATGAATCTGATCTGAATCCTAATTATATTCTTATTTCCAGAATTATTGCAAAAGCAATAAATGCTTCAAAATCAATTAAGATTAATACTCTAAATGAGGCTGTAATTCTTGGAACTCAAAAAGATATAGAATCACAAATTAAAAAAGGATATATGCCTGCAAAAAATACTGTGTATGTATGTTTAATTCTTGGTGATATAAATGTACTTAAATATTTCCAGAAAAAAAATATTATTCCTGAACTTGATACTCCTACTTGGATTTATGCTTTTATGCGCTATGAAAAAACAAAAATATTGGATTCATGTTGTTTTCTGGTTGAAAACAAAATCAATAGTGAAAATATAATAGAAATAAATAATGAAGAATTTTCTCCGTTTGGATATTCGATATATTTAGATAGTATCGATTTGTTTAAATTGTTTCTAACAAATGGTATTAATATCGAACAACCGTGTTACTATGAAAAATCCCCTTTGTTATATTGCATTGAATTAAATAGGGTATCACTAATAGAATTATTAATAGAGAACGGAGTTGATATAAATAAAACAGCATCAGATAAAAATAAAACATTAAATCCGCTTATTGAAACAATTAGAATAAAGCATAACATTATTGCTAATTTATTAATTCAAAACGGTTGTAATGTTAAAGCAGTATTATATAAAGATGGATGGAATTATTCAATAATTGGTTATGCGATAGAAATAAATAATTATGAAGTAATACAATCGTTAATTAAAGTTGGAGTAAATATTAATGATTATTGTAAATATGAAGGAACCGCGGAATACACACCTCTTGGGGTGGCCATTCTAAAGGAAGATTACAAATTAATAAACGAATTAATAGAAAATGGGGCGAATTTAAATTCATTTTGTATCAGTGGACATACGCCATTAACTTGTTCAGTTACCCAAAAAGATGTTAATATGACCGCTTTTTTAATTGAAAAAGGAGCAGATATTAACAAACCCAATGAGTGGAGTTACACTCCATTAGCCTTCGCAATTGAAACGGGTAATCTTGATATCTTTTATCTTTTAATAAAAAATAATGTTGATGTAAATAAAAAATGGACTACTATTTACGGACAAATTATGAGTCCGCTTGGAGATGCATACTCATTAAAGAGCTACTTTGGAGAATCATCTACTATTTATTCAACAATGGTGGATGAATTAAAAAAGGCTGGGGCAAAATATTATGAATAATGAAATGACCTATGAAGTACATCCCTTTACTTTTTCCCAGATACAAACATCTTCACAAGGATATGATACGTCTATAAATTTTTATGGATGGAAACGTGAAAATGATCCATTTTGGGTTATTAATAACAAATACTTTGGTTATTTTCCAGAACAACTACCAAGTAATAAAATGAAACTTTTATTTATTGGCACATTCCCTCCCCATAGTTCTCAAAGTCTTGAGTTTTTTTATGGCTCTGGTAGGAATAATTTTTGGAAAATAATATCGATCCTCACAAATATCCAAGTATCATCTCTTGAAGATAAATTTAATGTTTTAAAAAACAATGGCATAGGAATAACTGATATAATATATTCTCTTAATCGAAAAAAAGATATACAAAGTCAAAAATATAATGCAAGTGACGAAAACCTTTATCCTTTAATATTTAATAATATCAATGCGATTCTTAATCAATATCCAAATATTAAGAATATTATTTTTACAAGTGGAGAATCGAGTGAGAAATCGGCGTATGGATGGAGTATAAATGAATTACAAAAGTATAAGAGGGAAATAAAATTAATTACTCTTAGGTCTCCCTCAAATATTTCACGTTTACCTAATGAATTAGTAAATAATGGAGATTATATAAACTTATGTATTAAATACTTAGACGTTAATATAAAAGTTAGTTATTGTGTATTAAAATGGGCAAAAAAACTTATTAGTTCTTCTTATTTTATTAGGAATGATATGCAAGATATTCTCAATGAATTTGAAAAATTATTTCCTACTATATAATAAACATCTAATTGTACAGATACGGTAATTACCTGACAATTCTTCCCGCTTTCTACTTTTCACTTCCATAATATCCTCTTTTAAAGTAGAGGCCCTGCGCCGGAACAGGCGCGCAGTATTTCGACGCGAGACGGTGGTCTTCGTCCAGCGCCTGACGGATTTCTTCGAGACTCACCTTTCCGAACGCGTAATTCAGCGCCGCCGAGATGAGCGTGCGGATCATCCCCTGCAGGAACCCGTTGCCCTTCACCGTGAACACGACGCGCCCGGGAAGTTCCGCCGCGCGGAAGTAGTAGATAGTCCGCACCGTGGATTTTACCCCCGACCTGCCGTGGCCGGAGCTGAAACGTTTGAAATCGTGCTCGCCCCGGAAGAGATGCAGGACGGTGTTAAGGCGCGGCATGTCCGGGACACGGTCGATAAAATGCGCGTAGGAGCGGAAGATGGGGTGGGGGTTCGGAGAGGTCAGCGCGATATACACATATTCCCGTGCCGACGCGGAGAAGCACGCGTTGAACTTTTCCGGCACCTCGACCGCGGAACGGATTCGGATACTGCGGGGGAGGACGCTGTTGAGCGCGGCGGGGAATTTATCGATTGGGAGGCTTGTGTTCGACGTCTTGAAGTTCGCGTTGTACGCGATCGCGTGCGCGCCCCTGTCGGTACGGCCTATCCCCGATGGGGGATGATGCGGGCCGGGGAGGATGACGCCGAGCGCGCGGTGGATTTCTCCCTGCACGGTGGGCTGGTCGTCCTTCTTTTGGAATTGCCAGCCGTAGAATTCGGAACCGTCATACGACAGGGTCAGCAGGATATTTCTCATACTACGCTTCCGGGGCGGTCAGGATACTTTCGATTTTATCGAGGTCGACGAAACGGGAGCTTTTATAGATTTCCTTCCCCCGGCGGAACAGGAGTACGATGGGTACGGTGAAAACCATGTTCTGCGCGGCGATCCGCGGGAATTCCGCCGGGTCGATCTTTGTCCACACGAGGGCGGGATAACGGCTCATCAGTTCCTCGATACGCGGGGAAAGGGATTTGCACGGCGGGCAGTCGCTGCTGAAGAAATAGACCAGCGACGGGCTTTCCCCCGTTATCAGCGTGTGAAAATGTTCCGGCGAATGCGCCGCTTCGTATGCCATAGCTTCCTCGAAAATCTATTTCTTTATAAATCGGTATTTCCCGGTCAATGATGAGAATTCCGTTCCGATAATATAGGGAGCGAGGATAACTATGTCAAGGAACATGAAATTCGTACTGGTACTCTCGATATGCGGCGCGCTTTTGGCGGTATTTATGATCTTTATCGTTACCGCACCGGAGGAAACCCTCCGTTTCGGGGATATCCCGGTGACGACGCTGGATAAGATCAACGGCGATACCGGCATACTGGTGGACGATCCGGCGTTTATCCATGTCACCAATACGCTCGAGATGCGCGAACTGATCAAGAAAACCATCTCGTATAAGATATACCTCGAGAATAAACCCATCGACGGGATTTCCCCGCTCCTGATACAATCGTTCACCGAGCCCTATACGTTCCAGAAGGGGATACTCACATTCAGGGGAAGCCCGATGCGGGATTGGGGCGCGATCGGCAAGCTCAAGTCGCAGAAATTCAGCCTGTCGGTGGATTGGGCGAACAAGACCGGGCAATCCCCCGTCTGGGGCGGGGGCGGAGGATGGACAGGACAGCCGCTCCTCGTGCAATGGACGCAGGCGCAGAAATCGAATATGCATATTCCCGCGAAGTTCAAGGACAACCCGGAGTTCACCGAGGTGATCTTCGCGTCGCTCGACGGCAGGATATACTTCTACGACTTCGATACGGGCGAAAAGACCCGCCCGCCGATTAATGTCGATAACCCCATCAAGGGCACGCCGTCGATAGACCCGCGCGGACTGCCGCTTTTGTATGTCGGCGAGGGTGTACCGGAGCAGGGCAAGCAGAAGTACCGGATATACAGCCTGCTCGACCAGAAACTCCTTTACTCCATCTCCGGGGGCGACCCGCAGGCATACCGCGTCTGGGGCGGGTTCGATTCGTCGGGGATAGTGAACTCCAAGTCGGATATTCTGATCACGGGCGGCGAGAACGGCATCCTGTATATCGCGAAGCTCAACACCGAGTACGATATAGCGAAGGGCATGCTGTCGATCTCCCCGAAACTCTATAAATATGTCTACCATTATAAATCCGGCGCGGGGAAGAAAAAAGTCTACGGGATCGAGAACTCGGTCGCGGTGTATAAGAACCTTCTCTACTTCAGCGATAACTGCGGCACGATCCAGTGCGTCGACCTGATCAACCTGAAACCGCTGTGGATCAAGGATGTGAAGGACGACACCGACGCATCGATAGTGGTCGAGGCCGAAATGGGGGTGCCGTATCTGTATACCGGATGCGAGGTCGATATCCAGGGGTCGAAGGGATACTCCTATGTCCGCAAGATCAACGGGCTGACCGGCGACACGGTCTGGGAGACCCGTTACGCATGCCGTTCCCTGCCCGAGCGTAACGGAGGGGTGTTCGCTACCCCGATGATCGGCAAGCAGAGCCTGTCGAATATGGTCGTGTTCACCCTGGCGTACTACCAGACGGTCGACAGGGGGCTGATGGTCGCGCTCGATAAAACGACGGGCGGGGAGTTATGGCGGTGGGAGATGACGAATTACTCATGGTCGTCGCCCACGGGGGTATACGACGGCGACGGTAACGGGTATATCGTGCAGTGCGACTCCGCCGGGAATGTCAATATGCTCGACGGGGACAGCGGGTCGATCCTCACGAAACTCAAACTCCCGAACAATATCCAGTCCACGCCGGTGTTCTATAAGGACTCGATCCTGATCGCGGAAAGAGGAAATAAGCTCTATAAAATTTCGGTGCAGTAAGGAAAATAAATGGCTACATATATTTCGCTCCTTCGCGGCGTCAATGTCGGCGGGAAGAACCGCGTCAGGATGGACGAACTGGCGAGGCTGTACGAATCGATGGGGTATTCCCGAGTCAGGACATATATCCAGAGCGGGAATGTGCTGTTCGACAGCGCGGAAAAGGATACAGGATTACTACAGCGGGAGATCGAGGGACAGATCGCATCAGCGCTCGGTCTCGACGTCAGGGCGCTGATCCGTACACGTGACGAACTGCGCGGCGTGATCGCCCGTAACCCGTTCGGAGCGGAATATCACGATCAACTGTATGTAGCGTTTCTCTCCGCCGCTCCTGAGAATCCCCCGATGGACGCGCTGGAAAAGTTGAAGGACGAGCGGGAGCAATTCGTGATTTACGGGAAAGAGATTTATATTTATTATCATAACGGTGCCGGGACGACGAAATTTTCCAATACCGCGCTGGAGAAAAAACTGGGATTGGTCTCCACAACCCGTAACTGGAATACCGTCAATCAGCTCGCGGCGATGTCCGGCGAATGATGTATAAACCGGAACGATAGAGACACAGGCCGGACGCAGGTGCTGCGCACACTAACATTGGCTATATACAATGTCGCAGGCTGACGCTTCATAATACCGGTCGCTATGATAATGGGGTTGCCTCCACGCAGACGCCGCGCACACTAACATTGGCTATATACAATGTCGCAGGCTGACGCTTCATAATACCGGTCGCTATGATAATGGGGTTGCCTCCACGCAGACGCCGCGCACGCTATATTGGCTATATACAATGTCGCAGGCTGACGCTTCAATAATACCGGTCGCTATGATAATGGGGTTGCCTCCACGCAGACGCCGCGCACGCTATATTGGCTATATACAATGTCGCAGGCTGACGCTTCATAATACCGGTCGCTATGATAATGGGATTGCCCCTCGGCTACGACATCCATGTCTTCGCACGATACTCCCCCCGTCCATGGGGGTCGCACACAGTGGGGAATTATCTCATCCGACAAGAAACTATCTCTTGACACACCCGAACAATAGGAATTATAATGAAACGTTCACGGAAAATCGGGGCATATCCTCCCGGCTTGTTTGGAATTGACCGGGATAGTCGATATGTTACGGGGGCTTGATGTCGAGGCGGGGACTATTCTTTCTGGCGTATTTTCTGCTGCTGCCACTACTTTTATTTTCCAGCGAGTCCTCCCGTAAAATCGTGAGCGGTTGGGCGTATTACTGGGGAGAAATCCCCGGGTATACCGCCGGGACTAATATTCTCGCCCCATCGCTGGTATCCGATGTGCCCTGGACGGAACTGAAATACGACGGCAGCCCTCCGCCCGGGCAGCGTCTCGGCGTGCTATGGTACCGGATCATTCTGCCGGGGAACGGATGGGAAAACCCGTCGCTGTATTTCCCGAACGAGATCATGGGCAGGACGGACTTCTATCTCGACTGGAAACGGATTTACGGTTCGCCCTACGCGTACACCGGGGTATGGCATATCGTGCGTCTTCCATCGAACTATACCGGTAAAACCCTTTATATCCGTGTCGAGTCCGCCCGGAAATCCATCGGCATCTACGGAGACGTCCTGATCGGTTCCGAGGGCGACCAATGGGTGTCTGTCATCAACGAGGATATCGTTAAATTTATATTCGCATGTATCCTGATCGCGATGGGGGTTTTTATCGGCAGTATCCAGTTCATGCTCCCGAAAAAAGGCGAGTATGCCTATCTGTCGTTCGCGCTCTTCGCGATTATTATGGGCGGATATATCCTGTCGAAATCGGACATCCGCATCATGCTGATACCCGTCCAGCCGTTATGGTCGTATATCGAATTGATGACGCTCGCGCTCGTACCGGGTATCGCGTTCATGGCGTTTTATTATACGTTCCGGGATCAGGCGAAAATATACCTGCTGCGGATATCCCAGGGATTGCTGACCGCGGGGGGAATCATTATTCTGCTCGACCTGATCCGCGCAATCCCGTTAATCGTCTTCCTATTCCCGTTCCAGATAGTCATTGTCGCGGGCGGGATTACCCTGCTCGTGCTTTCTATCCGTTACGCGGTGCAGGGGCATACGGACGCTAAAATATACTCGGTCGGTTTCGGCATCATGTGCGTGTACGGGATATATAATGTCCTGACCGCGACCGAGGTAATCCCGTTCACGAAAAGCAGCGTCTATTACGGGGTGTTCTTCTTCACCGTATCGTTCGTCATCATTTTCATCCGGCGTTTCCTGTCGATCAACCGGAAAATCAGCGCGTACAATACCGAACTGGAAATCCAGGTGAAGAAACGCACCGATGACTTGATAAAATCGAACAGGAAACTTCTCCTGAACACCGAGGCGCTCCTGAAAGAGCTGATGATGGCGAAACGCGTGCAGGAGCATTTTATTCCCGACGATACCCGTTTCCCCAAGGTGAAGCAGTTATCGTTCGGGTCGAAGTATGACGCGCTGGAATCGGTCGGGGGCGACCTGTACGATGTAATCCAGGTGGGGAAGAACGGGTACGGGTTCCTGATCGCGGATGTTTCCGGTCACGGGGTCGCGTCGGCGCTCATCTCCGGGATGATCAAGGTCGATTTTTATACCCATTCCCGCTGGGGGGTCGCCCCCTCGGACGTAGTAATGAAGGTCAATAAGGATATCTATAAGTTTATCGGCGATCTCGAATACTTTGTCACCGCGTACTATGCGATCCTCAACCTCGAGACGGGAATCCTGCATTACACCAACGCGGGGCATCAACCGGCGATACTGATGCGGGGCTCCACCGGGGAAACGATGGTACTCAATACGCCCGGGACGATCATCGGGAGTTTCACCAATTTCGAATGGAAGAGCGAGAGCCTGAAGCTCCTGAAGGGCGACCGTATCCTGTTCTACACCGACGGGATTGTCGAGGCGCGGAGCGAGAAAAAGGAGCTTTGGGGCTACGACCGTCTGATGGAGTCGATCCATAGGAATATCGGATATCCCGTGCATGAATTCGTGGATAGGATTATCGAGGATATCGGAAAATTCTGCGGCGCCCAGCCCGCCGACGACGACCGCGCGCTGTTCTGCGTGGAGTATAACCCCGACGGGGAAGCCGAGACGCATAGCGGGAAGGGGTAGGTTACTCGCTCAGCCCGAGGCTTGAAATATCGATCCGGTATAATCCCTCCGCGTCCGGGGCATATGTGCCGTCGTAAAGGTTTTTATCATATACGAAACTATAATCAGGATCGCAGATATAAATATATAGATTGGTTAAGGAGTAATCGATTGCATAGAATCCGTCATGTAAACCCATCGCAATCGTAGTTCCATAATCCCCATTATTAAAACCTACCCCGGTATTCAAACATTGATATGTCGCGATGGAATAATTGGTATTGTTTTGAATATCGTAGATAAACGGTTGACCATTATATTTCCTGTCATCATAAACATAATCATTCCAAAAATAGTATTTATCTTTTTTTTCAAAATCGGTATAGATGAGATATTTATTTTTTAGCGAAAAGGCACAAACGTAAAACCCGTTTCCAATATTTATTACATTAGTGTTTGATAAATTGACTACTCTTATATTTGTATCGATGTAGACGTATGCAATTATATCGCTATTTCCATTACCGAGTAAAGCTTGTTGTTTATAAACAGGAACGTTTGTTTCCTGAAAAACTAACTGAAGATTGGAAATCAAGTAGACTTTCAAATCGTATTGAGTTGTAACGGTTGCGAAGTATTTTCCATTGGCGTTAACGAAATATTCACCGGAATAATAATTATTGGATAGAGAAATATTGGTGAAAATGTTTGTCTGCCAAATAGAACCGTTATAGTATATATGCGCGAGGTTGCTTAATCCAATAATCTGAATATAATTAGTATTGCTAAGGTACCCGTTGATGTCAGTATATCCCTGATTAGAATAACAAGGTTTATTATGCCCCGGGTATCTGAAACCGGCTTTGAATACGTTCAGTATGGGGAATCCGCTGTCATACAGACGAAGCGGATTATTTAAACCTGAAAGTCCTCCTTCCGGGCCGGAACTGCATCCTAAAAAAGGTATGGATACTATAAAAAAAAGTACTATTATTCTTTTCATCTATAATGCTCCTCAATTATTCTTTGTATGCGGTATACCAATAATCATATCCCATGACGTTGATATTTTCCCAGAAAATATACTTGCAATTACCAGAATTTATAGTATTTATAAATGTTTTTTCACCATTCACGTTTCCAATTTTATATTCAGCGTCATTATCGGTAATTAGTATATATTTATTATCTCCAGATTCCTTATAGCCTATTCCGATTCTCCAGTGTGAATCTTTAAATCCTGTTGTCGCATTTATTATCCAGAATCGCGCAATAGCAATGACATCGTTCTTTTCTATACACTTCTTTGTGTCATCATACACGGCTTTATCATAATAATCGAATAATAATCCGCCGAAAAACCATGTCAAAGGATCGCAAAAGGTTGTCTTTAAAGTTATCGAATTATTACATGCCCATTCGATACCATCTTTAAAGTTATGCTCATATACCCCTCCGTTATCCCAATCCCATATCCCCATAACGGTACCGAAATTGAAATATCCATCGTTGGTGCAGAGAACGACATTAGTAACGATTTTTACAAGAAACCATTCTTGAGGACTGAGTGTCTGGTTGGTAACGATTTTTGTCAAAAAACGGAATCGATATGAGTAGGGTTCGGAGTATAATAAATCGTGAGGATAAGCGTCTTTATGAAACTCGATGCTCCCGTTGATAAATTTGTCGGTTTGATTCATTGACGGCGAATAATTCGAGATGCAGACGTTGAAAGCGAGGTTGAACCGCGTATAAAAATGATCCATCGACGAAATTGCCGAAAAACGGAGATCGTATTTAAACAAGTAATAAGGGATGCTGGGACCTCCTTCGGTAAAATAAATCGTGACATTGAAATTATTTGGCTC from Brevinematales bacterium carries:
- the frr gene encoding ribosome recycling factor codes for the protein MTDDFKALKQEATEKMDKSIQFLKDEYKKLRTGRANAAMVEDIKFIYYGNPTPIKQAASLQTPDPHAILIDPWDKSALHAIEKGISDSGMGFTASNDGRVIRVAVPPLTEDRKKEMVKFGKEMAEESRVVVRNWRRDINAKIKQLLKDGHIGEDDERKELDEIQKVTDNHIKTIDDLVANKEKEIMEV
- a CDS encoding isoprenyl transferase translates to MRIYGQEIDEKKLPAHVGIIMDGNGRWAKARGLARIAGHEEGFKTLDRLLNANKDIGVRVITIYAFSTENWKRPPAEVQFLMGMAKKMIVDYLDTLIRNDIRFVMTGSFEGISADLKEMILGAMERSKQCKSYTLNAAFNYGGRKEILDAVRRIAADCSGGRLDASKIDEKKITEYLYSPELPDPDLIIRTSGELRLSNFLLWEGAYSELWFTKKFWPDFHPRDFCKAIADFQKRKRRFGKV
- a CDS encoding phosphatidate cytidylyltransferase, whose translation is MSDFTKRILTALVGVPIAAFTIYFPGLNGIPFGVAMLVFAILMTYEVAAMVEKKNLRFHLWITAAAVTLGMVNSALFGLGMIVENVFHTLLFAISALYLLALFISESTQGKFDRSFESVSISALTYVMFGIFFPITVQIKMWDLSGWFLTIMIGIPWLSDAGGLFAGKLFGKHPVAALASPNKTVEGYIGTVFMGIVAGTVMYFLQGILPIRNIFSFGQMMILSGAMIVTSIAGDLGESMIKRWANVKDSGTFLPGHGGIFDRMDSIILSAPIFMVLVRFMGYGV
- the truA gene encoding tRNA pseudouridine(38-40) synthase TruA produces the protein MRNILLTLSYDGSEFYGWQFQKKDDQPTVQGEIHRALGVILPGPHHPPSGIGRTDRGAHAIAYNANFKTSNTSLPIDKFPAALNSVLPRSIRIRSAVEVPEKFNACFSASAREYVYIALTSPNPHPIFRSYAHFIDRVPDMPRLNTVLHLFRGEHDFKRFSSGHGRSGVKSTVRTIYYFRAAELPGRVVFTVKGNGFLQGMIRTLISAALNYAFGKVSLEEIRQALDEDHRLASKYCAPVPAQGLYFKRGYYGSEK
- a CDS encoding thioredoxin family protein; translated protein: MAYEAAHSPEHFHTLITGESPSLVYFFSSDCPPCKSLSPRIEELMSRYPALVWTKIDPAEFPRIAAQNMVFTVPIVLLFRRGKEIYKSSRFVDLDKIESILTAPEA
- a CDS encoding PQQ-binding-like beta-propeller repeat protein, which gives rise to MSRNMKFVLVLSICGALLAVFMIFIVTAPEETLRFGDIPVTTLDKINGDTGILVDDPAFIHVTNTLEMRELIKKTISYKIYLENKPIDGISPLLIQSFTEPYTFQKGILTFRGSPMRDWGAIGKLKSQKFSLSVDWANKTGQSPVWGGGGGWTGQPLLVQWTQAQKSNMHIPAKFKDNPEFTEVIFASLDGRIYFYDFDTGEKTRPPINVDNPIKGTPSIDPRGLPLLYVGEGVPEQGKQKYRIYSLLDQKLLYSISGGDPQAYRVWGGFDSSGIVNSKSDILITGGENGILYIAKLNTEYDIAKGMLSISPKLYKYVYHYKSGAGKKKVYGIENSVAVYKNLLYFSDNCGTIQCVDLINLKPLWIKDVKDDTDASIVVEAEMGVPYLYTGCEVDIQGSKGYSYVRKINGLTGDTVWETRYACRSLPERNGGVFATPMIGKQSLSNMVVFTLAYYQTVDRGLMVALDKTTGGELWRWEMTNYSWSSPTGVYDGDGNGYIVQCDSAGNVNMLDGDSGSILTKLKLPNNIQSTPVFYKDSILIAERGNKLYKISVQ
- a CDS encoding DUF1697 domain-containing protein; the protein is MATYISLLRGVNVGGKNRVRMDELARLYESMGYSRVRTYIQSGNVLFDSAEKDTGLLQREIEGQIASALGLDVRALIRTRDELRGVIARNPFGAEYHDQLYVAFLSAAPENPPMDALEKLKDEREQFVIYGKEIYIYYHNGAGTTKFSNTALEKKLGLVSTTRNWNTVNQLAAMSGE
- a CDS encoding SpoIIE family protein phosphatase, with translation MSRRGLFFLAYFLLLPLLLFSSESSRKIVSGWAYYWGEIPGYTAGTNILAPSLVSDVPWTELKYDGSPPPGQRLGVLWYRIILPGNGWENPSLYFPNEIMGRTDFYLDWKRIYGSPYAYTGVWHIVRLPSNYTGKTLYIRVESARKSIGIYGDVLIGSEGDQWVSVINEDIVKFIFACILIAMGVFIGSIQFMLPKKGEYAYLSFALFAIIMGGYILSKSDIRIMLIPVQPLWSYIELMTLALVPGIAFMAFYYTFRDQAKIYLLRISQGLLTAGGIIILLDLIRAIPLIVFLFPFQIVIVAGGITLLVLSIRYAVQGHTDAKIYSVGFGIMCVYGIYNVLTATEVIPFTKSSVYYGVFFFTVSFVIIFIRRFLSINRKISAYNTELEIQVKKRTDDLIKSNRKLLLNTEALLKELMMAKRVQEHFIPDDTRFPKVKQLSFGSKYDALESVGGDLYDVIQVGKNGYGFLIADVSGHGVASALISGMIKVDFYTHSRWGVAPSDVVMKVNKDIYKFIGDLEYFVTAYYAILNLETGILHYTNAGHQPAILMRGSTGETMVLNTPGTIIGSFTNFEWKSESLKLLKGDRILFYTDGIVEARSEKKELWGYDRLMESIHRNIGYPVHEFVDRIIEDIGKFCGAQPADDDRALFCVEYNPDGEAETHSGKG